From a single Silene latifolia isolate original U9 population chromosome 6, ASM4854445v1, whole genome shotgun sequence genomic region:
- the LOC141658904 gene encoding expansin-A7-like produces MVYHTGMFSSLKLIAMVSIFVTMLSLRAVNGNFQPSAWKSAHATFYGDESASETMGGACGYGNLFNNGYGTATAALSTVMFNNGKACGTCYQMKCVNSKWCYSESPTITITATNLCPPNWYQASDNGGWCNPPRSHFDLSKPVFMKFAQWKAGIVPVQYRRVPCQRRGGMRFTLTGNSYWLLVFVMNVGGAGDVSEMWVRGNKSGQWISMSRNWGASFQAFSQLGGQSLCFKVKSGTTGQLLQAYNVAPSYWTGGHTYEANVNFH; encoded by the exons ATGGTTTATCATACAGGAATGTTTAGCAGTCTCAAACTCATTGCGATGGTGTCGATTTTTGTAACAATGTTATCACTGAGGGCTGTGAATGGGAACTTCCAACCATCGGCTTGGAAATCTGCCCATGCTACGTTTTACGGGGACGAGTCTGCCTCTGAAACCATGG GAGGGGCATGTGGATACGGTAACCTGTTCAACAACGGGTATGGAACTGCCACAGCAGCACTGAGTACCGTAATGTTTAACAATGGTAAGGCGTGTGGAACTTGTTACCAAATGAAATGTGTTAACTCTAAGTGGTGCTACTCCGAGTCGCCCACCATCACGATCACGGCAACAAATCTATGCCCTCCTAACTGGTACCAAGCATCTGATAATGGAGGGTGGTGCAACCCTCCCCGATCCCATTTTGACCTGTCTAAGCCCGTGTTCATGAAGTTTGCCCAATGGAAAGCCGGCATTGTGCCAGTCCAATATAGAAG GGTACCATGTCAAAGAAGAGGAGGAATGAGATTCACGTTGACAGGAAACAGTTATTGGCTACTAGTGTTTGTAATGAACGTCGGAGGGGCCGGAGACGTGTCGGAGATGTGGGTGAGAGGTAACAAATCAGGACAATGGATAAGCATGAGCAGGAATTGGGGAGCTTCATTTCAGGCATTTTCACAATTAGGAGGCCAATCTCTTTGTTTCAAGGTCAAGAGTGGTACAACTGGTCAACTTCTTCAAGCTTATAATGTTGCCCCTTCCTATTGGACCGGTGGTCATACTTATGAAGCTAATGTtaattttcattaa